The Drosophila nasuta strain 15112-1781.00 chromosome 2L, ASM2355853v1, whole genome shotgun sequence genome window below encodes:
- the LOC132786924 gene encoding polypeptide N-acetylgalactosaminyltransferase 5 isoform X3: MSFQTFTRKMRGRMRSNTCRIVLLTSLVWVIFDFVLIAHYSDCIGKDGWRCKRAGEYDVELPNAERLVDDNQLVDDNEINTEKSLDGDSAGVAPIMGQGFASGGISMTYRSILLKKWFQAPTVREAKGKPGEMGKPVKIPADMKDLMKEKFKENQFNLLASDMISLNRSLTDVRHDNCRHKHYPSKLPTTSIVIVFHNEAWTTLLRTVWSVINRSPRSLLKEIILVDDASERDFLGKQLEDYVAQLPVRTFVLRTEKRSGLIRARLLGAEHVTGEVITFLDAHCECTEGWLEPLLARIVQNRRTVVCPIIDVISDETFEYITASDSTWGGFNWKLNFRWYRVPQREMARRNNDRTAPLRTPTMAGGLFSIDKDYFYEIGSYDEGMDIWGGENLEMSFRVLAKLPLVMLAIVRICAIVSSAKASAGIWRTSIPRA, translated from the exons aTGTCATTTCAAACATTCACACGCAAAATGCGGGGACGCATGCGCTCCAACACCTGTCGCATTGTGCTGCTCACATCTTTGGTCTGGGTGATCTTTGACTTTGTGCTCATTGCTCACTACTCGGACTGCATAGGCAAGGATGGCTGGCGCTGTAAACGAGCCGGCGAATACGATGTGGAG TTGCCCAATGCTGAGCGTTTGGTCGATGATAACCAGCTGGTGGATGACAATGAAATCAATACAGAAAAATCTCTGGATGGTGATAGCGCTGGCGTTGCACCCATCATGGGCCAGGGCTTTGCTTCGGGCGGCATCTCGATGACATATCGCAGCATCTTGCTCAAGAAATGGTTCCAAGCGCCCACAGTACGCGAAGCGAAGGGTAAACCGGGCGAGATGGGGAAACCCGTCAAAATACCCGCCGACATGAAGGATCTCATGAAGGAGAAGTTCAAGGAGAATCAATTTAATCTACTGGCCAGTGATATGATCTCATTGAATCGCTCGCTCACTGATGTGCGGCACGATAA ctGCCGTCACAAACATTATCCCTCAAAGCTGCCCACCACCTCCATTGTGATAGTCTTCCATAACGAGGCATGGACGACGCTGCTGCGCACCGTGTGGAGTGTCATTAATCGTTCGCCACGCTCCCTGCTCAAGGAGATCATCCTCGTCGACGATGCCAGCGAAAGAG ATTTCCTGGGCAAACAGCTGGAGGATTATGTGGCTCAACTGCCAGTTCGCACATTCGTGCTGCGCACCGAGAAGCGTTCTGGCCTGATACGTGCTCGTCTGCTTGGCGCCGAACATGTGACCGGTGAGGTCATCACCTTCCTGGACGCCCATTGTGAGTGCACCGAGGGCTGGCTGGAGCCGCTGCTGGCGCGCATTGTTCAGAATCGTCGCACAGTTGTGTGTCCCATCATTGATGTCATCTCGGATGAGACATTCGAATACATTACCGCTTCGGACTCCACGTGGGGTGGCTTCAACTGGAAGCTCAACTTCAGATG GTATCGTGTGCCCCAGCGTGAGATGGCGCGGAGAAACAATGATAGAACTGCGCCGCTAAGAACACCAACAATGGCTGGAGGATTGTTCTCGATTGATAAGGATTACTTCTATGAGATTGGCTCCTACGACGAGGGCATGGACATTTGGGGCGGCGAGAATCTGGAGATGTCGTTTAGA